From a region of the Flavobacterium branchiarum genome:
- a CDS encoding SDR family NAD(P)-dependent oxidoreductase encodes MTKISILGCGWLGFPLAKAMIAKGFSINGSTTSTEKISILKDSGINPFLINISLNDSDSPFGKSTSAEIEAFLNGSSVLIIDIPPKLRGENTESFVDKIAFLIPFIEKSTIEKVLFISSTSVYGENNSLITEETKPNPETESGKQLLITEALLQENSNFKTTILRFGGLIGEDRNPIKFLAGKVNIQNPEAPINFIHLEDCMAIILKIIESNSWNETYNAVAPFHPSREEYYTLKARENNLPLPKFNHENTSTKKVISSDKIENILGYTFTRKP; translated from the coding sequence ATGACAAAAATTAGCATTTTAGGTTGTGGATGGCTTGGATTTCCTTTAGCAAAAGCAATGATAGCAAAAGGATTTTCAATTAACGGTTCTACAACCTCAACAGAGAAAATCTCGATATTAAAAGATTCTGGGATTAATCCGTTTTTAATAAACATCAGTCTCAATGATTCTGATTCGCCTTTCGGCAAAAGTACATCTGCCGAGATTGAAGCTTTTTTAAATGGAAGTTCTGTTTTAATTATCGATATCCCACCCAAATTGCGCGGCGAAAACACGGAAAGTTTTGTAGATAAAATCGCTTTTTTAATTCCGTTTATCGAAAAATCAACTATCGAAAAAGTGCTTTTTATAAGTTCTACTTCTGTTTATGGTGAAAATAATTCACTAATTACTGAAGAAACTAAACCAAATCCTGAAACAGAAAGTGGCAAACAACTATTAATTACCGAAGCTCTTTTGCAAGAAAACAGCAATTTTAAGACTACAATTCTACGTTTCGGCGGTTTAATTGGTGAGGACCGAAATCCTATAAAGTTTCTTGCCGGTAAAGTAAATATTCAGAATCCTGAAGCACCTATTAACTTCATCCATCTAGAAGACTGCATGGCTATCATCCTAAAAATAATAGAATCTAATTCATGGAATGAAACCTATAATGCCGTTGCTCCTTTTCATCCTTCTCGCGAAGAATATTACACTCTAAAGGCTAGAGAAAACAATTTGCCTTTACCTAAATTCAATCACGAAAACACAAGCACAAAAAAGGTAATATCAAGTGATAAAATTGAAAACATATTGGGATATACTTTTACCAGGAAACCGTAG
- a CDS encoding GNAT family N-acetyltransferase, which translates to MEYIIRDCETNDLTTLVKLCQKHAEYEQATYNQDEKKERLTQALFSKNPKLYCLIVEVNTAIIGYATYTIDYSTWDAADFMYMDCLYLEDTARGFGIGEAIIEKLKQIAIEKNCINIQWQTPTFNTRAVKFYNRIGASGKDKVRFSLTL; encoded by the coding sequence ATGGAATATATAATACGAGATTGCGAAACTAATGACTTAACGACATTAGTCAAATTATGCCAGAAACATGCCGAATATGAGCAAGCAACTTATAATCAGGATGAAAAAAAGGAACGTTTAACACAGGCTTTATTTTCTAAAAATCCAAAATTATATTGTCTGATCGTAGAAGTAAACACAGCAATTATTGGTTATGCCACTTATACCATCGATTACTCTACTTGGGATGCCGCCGATTTTATGTACATGGATTGTTTATATCTTGAAGATACTGCTCGCGGATTTGGAATTGGCGAAGCAATTATAGAGAAACTAAAACAAATTGCAATTGAGAAAAACTGCATCAACATACAATGGCAAACGCCTACATTCAATACAAGAGCTGTAAAATTTTATAACCGTATCGGCGCGAGCGGAAAAGATAAAGTTCGTTTTTCTTTGACTTTATAA